In a single window of the Candidatus Kaiserbacteria bacterium genome:
- a CDS encoding glycosyltransferase family 9 protein, with amino-acid sequence MFFPFRGKATRVKKDTKRVGIIYLTGNVGDMVFCTPVFRALKNAKPESEMYVIGRKRNADTLRYNPDVHTYIECPQTVRALFKEVRSLKLDYAYLLNPSVLELAIFYLAGVPAIATFSAPVASAETKTYKILKHLCLQIPFTAGANFATENLRLLSPLGIVSTDVRKHLFFSEEADAAILEFLKENHVTPRVDFIIALAPGAGTKEKQWPADRFARLADYLYAKYGKPIFIVGGPGDTEEFKQMSLALSRKTQIVSCLHHSIDELKAFMSHIDLIVANDSAPIYIAEAFDKATVTIVGPTDESEHPPTGPKHRLAKSTGRGAPVLAAWNLERQPEIQNDALEQIAQVTYEDVERVVDELIISLVQKRY; translated from the coding sequence TTGTTTTTCCCATTTCGTGGAAAAGCAACGCGGGTAAAAAAGGATACTAAAAGGGTAGGAATCATCTACCTCACCGGAAATGTGGGTGATATGGTTTTCTGTACGCCTGTATTTCGAGCACTGAAAAACGCAAAGCCAGAGAGTGAAATGTATGTTATTGGGCGCAAGCGAAATGCTGATACCCTCAGGTATAACCCCGACGTGCACACGTACATTGAATGCCCACAGACAGTACGCGCACTCTTTAAAGAAGTGCGTTCACTCAAGCTCGACTACGCATACCTCCTCAACCCCTCAGTACTCGAGCTCGCCATTTTTTACCTTGCGGGTGTTCCTGCCATTGCAACTTTTTCTGCACCCGTTGCATCTGCAGAAACAAAAACATATAAAATACTCAAGCACCTCTGTCTCCAGATTCCATTTACTGCAGGAGCGAACTTTGCTACCGAAAACTTAAGACTGCTCAGTCCTCTCGGCATAGTCTCGACGGATGTACGAAAACACCTTTTCTTTTCGGAGGAGGCGGACGCCGCTATCTTGGAGTTTCTAAAAGAAAATCATGTTACCCCCAGAGTAGATTTCATCATTGCACTTGCCCCCGGAGCAGGTACCAAAGAGAAGCAGTGGCCTGCAGATAGATTTGCCCGGCTTGCAGATTATCTCTATGCAAAATATGGGAAACCTATATTTATAGTGGGAGGGCCAGGTGACACAGAAGAATTCAAGCAGATGTCTCTTGCACTCAGTCGAAAGACACAGATTGTCTCATGTCTTCATCACTCTATTGATGAACTCAAAGCATTTATGTCGCATATTGATTTGATTGTTGCAAATGATAGCGCCCCAATCTATATTGCTGAAGCATTTGATAAGGCTACGGTCACCATCGTGGGTCCTACCGATGAAAGTGAGCACCCACCCACAGGTCCAAAACATCGTTTGGCAAAGAGTACGGGAAGAGGGGCTCCGGTACTCGCTGCATGGAATCTAGAGCGCCAACCTGAAATCCAAAATGATGCATTAGAACAGATTGCACAAGTTACCTATGAGGACGTAGAGCGTGTTGTGGATGAATTGATTATTTCTCTCGTACAGAAACGATACTGA
- the gmd gene encoding GDP-mannose 4,6-dehydratase, with translation MKKALITGITGQDGSYLAEFLLDKGYEVHGVMRRCSTEPLIRIQDIVFEGKVTLHMGDLRDYEAIKRIITKVSPDEIYNLAAQSDVGISFMCPEEAFAINYEGVGNVVKAAFEHNKNIRIYQASTSEMFGKTNPPQSESALFQPVSPYAEAKLKAHEEYVVGYRDNHGMHISSGILFNHESPRRGKHFVTRKITHSLAKVKLGLQTHVTLGNLESKRDWGFAGDYVEMMWLMLQQEIPDDYVIATGESRSVRDFVEATAKALHMDIAWEGEGVKEVGKDAQGNVIVRISEKFYRPAEVDYLLGDASKAKEKLGWTPKTSFQELVDMMVASDLNDAKFEELKKQVNMQN, from the coding sequence ATGAAAAAGGCATTAATTACAGGAATTACAGGACAAGACGGCTCATATTTAGCTGAATTTTTGTTGGACAAAGGATATGAAGTGCACGGTGTTATGCGAAGATGCAGTACGGAACCGTTGATTCGAATCCAGGATATCGTGTTTGAAGGGAAGGTCACTCTCCATATGGGAGATTTACGAGATTATGAAGCCATTAAGCGAATCATCACAAAGGTTTCTCCTGATGAAATATACAATCTCGCAGCACAATCAGATGTAGGGATTTCTTTTATGTGCCCTGAAGAAGCGTTTGCGATAAACTATGAAGGAGTGGGAAATGTTGTAAAAGCGGCATTCGAACATAATAAAAACATTCGTATATACCAAGCATCCACCAGTGAAATGTTTGGTAAGACGAATCCACCGCAAAGTGAATCAGCACTGTTTCAGCCCGTGAGCCCGTATGCCGAAGCAAAACTCAAAGCACATGAAGAGTACGTTGTTGGGTACAGAGACAATCATGGTATGCACATATCTTCAGGTATCCTTTTCAATCACGAATCACCACGAAGAGGGAAGCACTTTGTGACACGAAAAATTACCCACTCGCTTGCAAAAGTGAAACTGGGGCTTCAGACACATGTTACCCTTGGGAATCTTGAATCAAAACGTGATTGGGGATTTGCAGGCGATTATGTGGAGATGATGTGGCTTATGCTTCAGCAAGAGATACCTGACGACTATGTCATTGCAACGGGAGAATCTCGTTCAGTTCGTGATTTTGTTGAAGCAACAGCAAAGGCTCTTCATATGGATATAGCATGGGAAGGCGAAGGAGTTAAGGAGGTAGGAAAAGACGCACAGGGAAATGTCATTGTGCGTATCTCAGAGAAGTTTTATCGACCTGCAGAAGTAGACTACCTCCTTGGTGACGCCTCGAAAGCAAAAGAGAAATTAGGTTGGACCCCAAAAACATCTTTTCAGGAACTTGTAGATATGATGGTTGCATCAGACCTGAATGATGCAAAGTTTGAAGAGCTTAAAAAACAAGTCAACATGCAAAATTGA
- a CDS encoding GDP-mannose 4,6-dehydratase yields the protein MNKKCRRACITGAFGQDGSYLSEHLLREGYEVLGLVHRDDVDAQSAIFQLLTAHPHFTLCVGSLSDLNSFASKIDAFAPDEIYNLAAISDLKTAREHPELTMDVNFHAVRNLVEHSTGTNSDVRIFQALSSRILTPDTEGVITEESTLMESQNAYDRAKRASYEEVVLPYRNKGFFIASGFLCNHESPRRGERFVTGKIAQSVARIASGKEEVLYVGNVGAKRDWSYAGDFAVAMHAILCLESPDDFVIGSGELHTVQDFIDVAFRVTDIKLTWEGTGVDAKAYDTKGNLRVAVDERFYQRDDNPVVSDTTKIREVTGWSPKVSFEELVTRMVEAELEKLQ from the coding sequence ATGAACAAAAAATGTAGACGAGCCTGTATCACGGGTGCGTTTGGTCAAGATGGATCATATCTTTCTGAACACCTGCTCAGAGAGGGTTATGAGGTGCTCGGCTTGGTGCATAGAGATGATGTGGATGCACAGAGCGCTATCTTCCAACTACTTACCGCGCACCCCCATTTCACTCTCTGTGTCGGCAGCCTTTCGGACCTTAATTCATTTGCATCAAAGATTGATGCATTTGCTCCCGATGAGATTTATAACCTCGCCGCTATTTCTGATTTAAAAACTGCACGAGAGCATCCAGAACTCACGATGGACGTTAATTTTCATGCGGTCCGAAACCTTGTCGAACACAGTACAGGTACCAACTCCGACGTGCGCATATTTCAAGCACTTTCTTCAAGAATACTTACCCCCGATACAGAAGGAGTAATCACAGAGGAATCAACTCTTATGGAGTCTCAAAATGCGTATGACAGGGCAAAACGTGCGTCATACGAGGAAGTGGTACTTCCATACCGAAACAAAGGATTTTTTATTGCGTCAGGGTTTTTATGCAATCACGAATCTCCACGGAGAGGTGAACGTTTTGTTACCGGAAAGATTGCACAGAGTGTCGCGCGTATTGCATCGGGTAAAGAGGAGGTTTTGTATGTGGGAAATGTCGGTGCAAAAAGGGATTGGAGTTATGCAGGAGATTTTGCTGTTGCGATGCACGCCATCCTTTGCCTTGAATCACCCGATGATTTTGTTATCGGTTCAGGAGAACTCCATACGGTGCAGGATTTTATTGATGTGGCGTTTAGGGTTACCGATATAAAATTAACTTGGGAGGGAACTGGTGTCGATGCAAAAGCCTACGACACGAAGGGAAACCTTCGTGTCGCTGTGGATGAGCGGTTCTATCAGCGTGATGATAATCCTGTGGTATCAGATACCACTAAAATTCGGGAGGTTACCGGATGGTCACCCAAAGTTTCTTTTGAGGAATTGGTTACACGGATGGTTGAGGCAGAACTTGAAAAATTGCAATAA
- a CDS encoding methyltransferase domain-containing protein — MSNQIPERSTCRISGEPLVELFTLGELHISDFIDQDAEPRLTPVELKLMLAPKSGLVQLAHTADFDEMYREYWYRSGTNNTMRNELKEIAERATKLIRPTAGDVWLDIGCNDGTLLSNVDPSVTRIGFDPALNTFLEAESKKHADTIVADYFTAEKFKATGHKRAKVITSIAMFYDLEDPHAFVNDISAALDDEGLWIIQMSYLPLMLKQLAFDNICHEHLEYYSLESLTYLLDQHDFSVVDCELNDINGGSFRIYIRKKNATASLFATSPYRDVAEMRVEGIRALEEQMNLKDPQTYLSFFDKIQELKKQTMEFILKVRAEGKTVWGYGASTKGNTLLQWYGLNNSHIDGIAERSEIKYGKKTAGSNIPIFSEDEARSKKPDYMLVLPWHFIHEFKIREADYLKNGGAFIVPCPKFEIVTF, encoded by the coding sequence ATGTCTAATCAAATTCCTGAGCGAAGTACCTGTCGTATCTCGGGCGAACCGCTCGTAGAGCTTTTCACGTTGGGTGAACTACATATATCAGACTTTATCGACCAAGATGCAGAGCCACGACTCACTCCTGTCGAGCTTAAGCTCATGCTGGCACCAAAGTCTGGCCTTGTGCAACTTGCGCATACTGCGGACTTTGATGAAATGTACCGCGAGTATTGGTATCGCTCGGGCACCAATAACACCATGCGCAATGAACTCAAAGAAATCGCAGAGCGAGCAACAAAACTCATTCGCCCGACCGCAGGCGACGTATGGCTCGATATCGGCTGTAACGACGGCACACTTCTTTCAAACGTCGACCCTTCCGTAACTCGCATTGGATTTGATCCTGCACTCAACACATTCCTTGAGGCAGAGTCAAAGAAGCATGCAGATACTATCGTCGCTGACTACTTTACCGCCGAAAAATTTAAAGCCACAGGACATAAGCGGGCCAAGGTAATCACCTCAATCGCAATGTTTTACGACTTGGAAGATCCTCATGCATTTGTAAACGACATTAGCGCAGCGCTCGATGATGAAGGGCTCTGGATAATTCAAATGAGTTATCTCCCCCTTATGCTCAAACAACTTGCTTTCGATAACATCTGCCATGAACATCTTGAGTACTACAGTCTCGAATCCCTCACCTACCTCCTCGACCAACACGACTTTTCAGTCGTTGACTGTGAGTTAAATGATATCAATGGAGGAAGTTTCAGAATCTATATCCGAAAGAAAAATGCGACCGCATCTCTTTTTGCCACCTCACCCTATCGAGACGTTGCTGAAATGCGGGTAGAGGGTATTCGTGCACTCGAGGAGCAAATGAACCTCAAAGATCCACAGACGTATCTCTCCTTCTTTGATAAAATCCAAGAACTGAAAAAACAAACAATGGAGTTTATCCTAAAGGTGCGGGCAGAGGGAAAAACGGTGTGGGGGTATGGAGCCTCAACAAAAGGCAATACCCTGCTCCAATGGTACGGGCTCAATAATTCGCATATAGACGGTATCGCAGAACGCTCTGAAATAAAATATGGAAAGAAAACCGCAGGTTCAAATATTCCTATCTTTTCTGAAGATGAAGCACGCAGCAAGAAACCTGATTACATGCTTGTCCTTCCATGGCATTTCATTCATGAATTTAAAATTCGAGAAGCAGACTATCTAAAAAACGGCGGTGCATTTATCGTACCCTGTCCAAAATTTGAAATTGTAACGTTTTGA
- the kdsB gene encoding 3-deoxy-manno-octulosonate cytidylyltransferase, producing MERKKNIIGIIPARMGSSRFPGKPLEKILGLPMIAHVYYRAKMSGVLSEVYIATCDEEIKAYGESIGAKVIMTKDTHERASDRAAEAVEKIEKSTGEIVDIVVMIQGDEPMLVPEMIDLSVQPFHDDVTTKVVNLMASIKTEAEFVDPNCPKVVVDKNSNALYFSREPIPSTKKWKGGPVPMYKQVCVIPFTREFLIEYSSWAPTPLEEVESIDMNRVLEYGHKVKMVYEEFETYCVDTPEDLKRVEEYMQNDMLMEKYG from the coding sequence ATGGAACGTAAAAAAAACATCATTGGCATAATCCCTGCGCGTATGGGGTCGTCTCGCTTCCCAGGGAAGCCACTTGAGAAGATTCTTGGGCTTCCTATGATTGCGCATGTGTATTATAGGGCGAAGATGAGTGGGGTGTTGAGTGAGGTATACATTGCCACGTGTGATGAGGAGATTAAAGCGTATGGTGAGAGTATTGGGGCAAAAGTCATTATGACAAAAGATACCCATGAGCGTGCATCAGATAGAGCAGCAGAAGCGGTAGAAAAGATTGAGAAATCTACAGGAGAAATTGTAGACATCGTAGTGATGATTCAGGGGGACGAGCCGATGCTTGTTCCCGAGATGATTGATCTCTCAGTACAGCCTTTTCATGATGATGTTACAACGAAAGTGGTAAATTTAATGGCATCCATTAAAACCGAGGCAGAGTTTGTTGATCCAAACTGTCCAAAGGTTGTTGTCGATAAAAATAGCAATGCATTATATTTTTCTCGTGAGCCAATTCCTTCAACAAAAAAATGGAAAGGGGGACCAGTACCTATGTATAAGCAAGTCTGTGTGATTCCTTTTACCCGTGAATTTCTCATTGAATATAGTTCATGGGCGCCTACACCACTTGAAGAGGTTGAGTCGATTGATATGAATCGAGTTTTGGAATATGGCCATAAAGTGAAGATGGTGTATGAGGAGTTTGAGACATACTGTGTGGATACACCGGAAGATTTGAAGCGAGTTGAAGAGTATATGCAGAATGATATGCTGATGGAGAAGTATGGTTGA